The DNA sequence GTTTGGATCTAACACTTTGTAGAATTAAGTAGGGTTGAGTTTTATGGTTAGCATTTGCACTTAGCAGTTGACTTTAACTTTTCATGTATGGCAGGCAAAAAAGAAGCACGCTTTGAACCAAGAAGATGATCCCAATTCCCAAAAGGAGCTGGATGGGAAAATCAAAGAAGTAAAGATAAACAAGGAGGCTCTTGAAAGTACCGATGCCCATATTGCCCGCAATGTTCCCCCATATGATGCTTCTGCCACTTCGCCCCAGGAGGCTTATCCACTAGACAAGATCATCCTTAAGGGAGAATGGGGTTTCCTTGAAGATATTTTTGAGCTTTTGCAAGTAGGAGCAGAAGTAGCCTCCGATGCTTACCCAACCTTTGTCTGCAATAGAATCCATAAATTGCAGGAGATTCAGGTATGGTATATAAGTAAGCCTTTgtgttttttctcttctctaataACTCAATGGGTGAAGATCCACTTCTTTGGCCATTAAATTGTTTTTGCGTGGagctataatatttttgttgagtGCTATATTTTCAAACCAAGGGCATGTTATCTTTTATCTGGTTTCAGAGAATGCCAATCATTTCCATATAGTATTTGATATTCTATCAAAATTCACAACTTTCATGTCAAACGATCCAAACAATGAATTTtagccaaaaaaaataaaaattgtaatattggaCAGCAAAGAGAAGACCTTTCCATCAAATATGAGTCCAACATCTAGGCTTTCTTGTTTATCGGACTCTATTTTGCAgcttcaaatatttaaatactaatcACATTTTTTGTGAAAATCCAGAAGGGTggaatatgttaaatattttctctctctatagaTACTTCAGACTCCATGacatttggaattttcttttttgcaatCCTTGCTTTCACTTTGCAAAGTTGTTTCATAGCTTTAGATTCATTTGTCAATGTTAGCCATTATGTCAGATGTTGCAGGCTCATCTACTTCTGGGTGGTGAACAGGGGTGGATAATTACAAAGCATGGTTTATTTATGCTGCACAACTCGGTGTTCTTTAAGCCAAACTGTGATATGGCACATCCTCCTGAGTGAAATGGAGGATGAGGCCTTGGGTTCAATATATGTTGTGATTTCTTTCCAATTTGAGTTGTAATGTACAcctgtttttatcatttttgtcctctttcttttaaattctttttgggGTCAAAAGCTACATTACTTGATAATCTCATGATGTCTTCATTCAATTGTTTACAGGATGAGGTGGAGAAGAGAACACTTTCTTGCATATTCTCATATGTTACTCATCTAATTAAGTTCAAAGATCAGCATTCCATGGATGGTGTTTCCTCGGCAAAGGGCCACAAAATTCCAAGTATTCTGTTCCAGAAGTTCTCAACCATGTTCTCTCCAGTATCAAAAAGGTTGTCAGCCGAGAAAAATGATCTTCTCATCAGTTATGTCTTGGTACTCACTCTATATGCTGATGAATTTCGAACCGACCCATCTGATATTGCAAAGGATCTGAGAACGagttcaataaaattgaggGTGCATTATGAGCATTTGGGTTGCAAGCTCTCGCGGCAGAACAACTTGATTTTGTTTACCCTTCCTCTGCCTCTCCAATTTCCAATGGTTAGGCAAAAGCGGCGACGATAGATGGATGATTCATCATTCTCTTTGTTCTCGTGATTGTCAGACTGCAATTGGAAGACTGTGTTTGATTTTGGTGTGGACTTTGAAATTAGAAACTGGCACGAGAAAAATGTTGATTGtttattatgaaattagatCCGATTTTGAATCCTCTCCTGTTGTATTCTTGCATATTGAAACATGGTATGCTTACATCTACTTGAGTGGAAGCATAATacaatcctttttttcttttcctttttttttttggctctttTCATCATTACCTCATAAGCAGCCTGTTATGACTGGATATGGTAAGTGGGTGAGTCCCAACGAAACCATAAATACAATTGGAGAAACACGtacaaactaattttttatgcaTAGCAACGTTATGTGTGTGATCTGTAGCACTCAACCTAGATATATACACATTTTCGAcagttttt is a window from the Juglans regia cultivar Chandler chromosome 7, Walnut 2.0, whole genome shotgun sequence genome containing:
- the LOC109002008 gene encoding uncharacterized protein LOC109002008; this translates as MNSDPEESHLAANNDIPRKKKKKKHRQQPPSPPPSPPPSPTVQAQVQVIHEDPQKASPFVGYFPSGYDPSKNYGGNNCLETESPSVTVYRSQKWSKRFQLVVSPTGSNVDFVGTNYSGEAMAGQQCRYALGVFDKEAQTLKIAPVACGKIFRLEPKVRGLDVADEEPESTAKEELSAQQRVYKMRELTNLYGTKKSIKEAKKKHALNQEDDPNSQKELDGKIKEVKINKEALESTDAHIARNVPPYDASATSPQEAYPLDKIILKGEWGFLEDIFELLQVGAEVASDAYPTFVCNRIHKLQEIQDEVEKRTLSCIFSYVTHLIKFKDQHSMDGVSSAKGHKIPSILFQKFSTMFSPVSKRLSAEKNDLLISYVLVLTLYADEFRTDPSDIAKDLRTSSIKLRVHYEHLGCKLSRQNNLILFTLPLPLQFPMVRQKRRR